A section of the Corvus moneduloides isolate bCorMon1 chromosome 29, bCorMon1.pri, whole genome shotgun sequence genome encodes:
- the LOC116436523 gene encoding uncharacterized protein LOC116436523 has protein sequence MGTRPGHPRVPGPVPRLVALLLGVAGAVATEPRQVSSVLGESVVFSLDLSHNETVKKLEWTFRGDTGATILVAEVTAGKFHRPDPGDRFGDRLEMNETALRIKVLERGDCGIYQARIRLYLALVADQSFNLSLYEPLSEPEIRIQRRALTSQECNLTVRCQVPAGSGAEVTWQPRGHLCGDSQTLCLSLPATASSSSYTCVAGNDIQRRTAAIHTGILCRPQGDRDGLRVLFCLGFVALGVGAAGIAWIRRRKRRKKAAGSGHGSARDGPDGAALAPCPSQDPSPEVEYAQIQRRIPREPQERDNPTTIYSLLQA, from the exons atggggacacgcCCGGGCCACCCGCGCGTCCCCGGCCCTGTCCCCCGGCTGGTGGCCCTGCTCCTCGGCGTGGCAG GTGCTGTGGCCACCGAGCCCCGGCAGGTGAGCAGCGTCCTGGGGGAATCCGTGGTGTTTTCTCTGGATTTGTCCCACAACGAGACCGTGAAGAAGCTCGAGTGGACCTTTAGAGGTGACACCGGTGCCACCATCCTCGTGGCCGAGGTCACTGCCGGTAAATTCCACCGCCCCGACCCCGGGGACCGTTTTGGGGACAGGTTGGAGATGAACGAGACGGCGCTGAGGATCAAGGTGCTGGAGAGGGGCGATTGTGGGATCTACCAAGCTCGGATTCGGCTGTACCTGGCGCTGGTGGCGGATCAATCCTTCAACCTCTCCCTCTACG AGCCCCTGTCGGAGCCCGAGATCCGAATCCAGCGGCGAGCCCTCACCTCCCAGGAATGCAACCTGACCGTGCGGTGCCAGGTGCCGGCGGGCAGCGGTGCCGAGGTCACCTGGCAGCCACGGGGACACCTCTGCGGGGACAGCCAGaccctgtgcctgtccctgcctgccacCGCCTCCAGCTCCAGCTACACCTGCGTGGCCGGGAATGACATCCAGAGGCGGACTGCCGCCATCCACACGGGAATTCTGTGCCGCCCGCAGG GTGACAGGGACGGGCTGAGGGTCCTGTTCTGCCTGGGGTTTGTGGCCCTGGGCGTGGGAGCGGCTGGAATCGCCTGGATCcggaggagaaaaaggaggaaaaaagctgcGGGAAGTGGGCACGGCTCGGCTCGGGATGGCCCCGACggag CCGCCCTcgccccctgccccagccaggaCCCCTCCCCGGAGGTGGAGTACGCGCAAATCCAGAGGAGGATCCCGCGGGAACCGCAGGAGCGG GACAACCCCACAACCATCTACAGCCTGCTGCAGGCGTGA